A single window of Desulfobotulus pelophilus DNA harbors:
- a CDS encoding VOC family protein yields the protein MNGSLRFTGIHHLAMATCDLNGTIVFWRDLVGLPLFLGFGRQGYRQYFFSISDNCALSFFEWPDTKPLIEKDHGVPVAGPFAFDHVAIGLEGSRDLALIKARFEAAGIWMSEAVDHGFVHSVYTFDPNNIAVEFSVSIMDSELRCAPVLVEKNPPSEVLRGPFLQPERYPEPSSIPDPVLYPGEGKDILP from the coding sequence ATGAACGGTTCTTTGCGGTTTACGGGTATTCATCACCTGGCCATGGCAACCTGTGATCTGAATGGGACCATTGTATTCTGGCGGGATCTTGTGGGGTTACCCCTTTTTCTGGGCTTTGGAAGACAGGGATACCGGCAGTATTTTTTTTCCATATCAGACAACTGTGCACTGTCATTTTTTGAGTGGCCGGATACGAAACCCTTGATAGAAAAGGATCATGGTGTTCCGGTTGCAGGTCCCTTTGCCTTTGATCATGTGGCCATAGGTCTTGAAGGCAGCAGGGATCTGGCCCTTATCAAAGCACGTTTTGAAGCAGCTGGTATCTGGATGTCGGAAGCTGTAGACCATGGCTTTGTACACTCCGTCTACACGTTTGATCCGAACAATATTGCAGTAGAATTTTCTGTTTCCATAATGGACAGTGAGCTGAGGTGTGCACCTGTGCTGGTTGAAAAAAATCCTCCGTCGGAAGTCCTTCGGGGGCCCTTTTTGCAGCCAGAGCGCTATCCTGAGCCATCCAGCATTCCGGATCCTGTTCTGTATCCTGGAGAAGGAAAGGATATTCTGCCCTGA
- a CDS encoding recombinase family protein, which yields MNDFLKNLRSTHKDRMQGRGTHEASYPHPERRGGYDRRTPQSRKPSHLASTEVLQNISEALLGIHGLLQGLSDTAERIAEARERHADAEERKLSILEGLLPIAQDFFHVSAAPSAIFPEKTGSDTVGKVAREKGTEGEEPIVRKMSRAEKKHIITKIKDLRQEGATYEQIAEYLERNNVPTFSNKGKWHAQTIHRLCRTD from the coding sequence ATGAATGATTTTTTAAAGAATCTCCGCTCCACCCATAAAGACCGAATGCAGGGAAGGGGAACCCATGAGGCCAGTTATCCTCACCCTGAGCGGCGGGGAGGATACGACCGCCGGACACCCCAGTCACGGAAACCGTCCCATCTGGCAAGCACGGAAGTCCTGCAGAATATCAGTGAAGCCCTTCTGGGGATTCATGGTCTGCTTCAGGGCCTGAGCGATACTGCCGAACGCATCGCAGAAGCCCGTGAGCGTCATGCCGATGCAGAAGAGCGAAAGCTTAGCATACTTGAAGGGCTTCTGCCCATCGCTCAGGATTTTTTTCATGTATCTGCCGCACCCTCTGCTATATTTCCCGAGAAAACAGGATCTGATACTGTGGGAAAAGTAGCCCGTGAAAAAGGAACGGAAGGGGAGGAGCCCATTGTCCGTAAGATGTCCCGTGCGGAGAAAAAACATATTATTACGAAAATCAAGGATCTTCGTCAGGAAGGCGCCACTTATGAGCAGATAGCTGAATATCTGGAAAGAAATAATGTACCGACATTTTCCAACAAGGGCAAATGGCACGCCCAGACCATCCATCGGCTGTGCCGTACAGACTGA
- the typA gene encoding translational GTPase TypA: MSFESLHLRNIAIIAHVDHGKTTLVDTMFRQSGVFRPDQEVAERIMDSMDIERERGITIAAKNCSVRYGDTKINILDTPGHADFGAEVERALSMVDGAILLVDAAEGPLPQTRFVLKKTFEAHIPVIVAINKVDRQDARPQEVLNEIYDLFIDLEATETQIEFPCLYTIGRDGRSGPEPDKLGDDLSLLFETILSHIPPPKVNPDGPFSLLVSDIGYSDYLGRLAIGMIRSGTLKSRMPIVRANAKGQLIPFRLSTMQVYEGTQLTKSDMASAGEIVVLSGNEDVEIGDTLTLADTPLIQPRIRVDEPTVAMRFTINNSPLSGREGTLVQSRKIRERLEKETLRNVAIQIENTDDKDTFLVKGRGEFQMAILIETMRREGFELCVGRPEVIFREENGVRLEPMEDVYIDCDETFMGVVTEKMSIRKSRMESLVNNGSGRVRMHFIAPSRALIGYRDEFLTDTRGTGILNALFAGYEPYRGDFPSRFTGSLVSDRSGVAIPYALFNLEPRGVLFITPGSPVYTGMVIGIHAKDNDLDVNPCKEKKLTNMRASGKDDNVTLRPVKPMTLEAALQFIAEDELVEVTPLSIRLRKTYLNYHDRQKNKKQKTS, from the coding sequence ATGTCATTTGAATCATTACATTTGCGAAACATTGCCATTATTGCCCATGTTGACCACGGAAAAACCACCCTTGTTGATACCATGTTTCGCCAGAGTGGCGTTTTTCGCCCGGACCAGGAAGTGGCTGAAAGAATCATGGACAGCATGGATATTGAAAGGGAGCGCGGCATTACCATTGCTGCTAAAAACTGCTCCGTTCGATATGGAGACACAAAGATCAATATTCTTGACACCCCCGGTCATGCCGATTTCGGAGCGGAGGTGGAACGCGCCCTCTCCATGGTTGATGGAGCCATTCTGCTGGTCGACGCCGCGGAAGGCCCCCTTCCCCAAACCCGCTTTGTTCTTAAAAAAACCTTTGAAGCACACATACCTGTCATTGTTGCCATCAACAAAGTGGATCGTCAGGATGCGAGACCACAGGAAGTTCTCAATGAAATCTATGACCTCTTCATCGATCTGGAAGCCACAGAAACACAAATAGAATTTCCATGCCTCTATACCATAGGGCGTGATGGTCGATCAGGCCCGGAACCAGATAAACTGGGAGATGATCTCAGCCTTCTTTTTGAAACCATACTCTCCCACATTCCCCCTCCCAAGGTGAATCCCGACGGACCTTTTTCCCTTCTGGTATCTGACATTGGCTACTCCGATTATCTGGGACGCCTTGCCATCGGCATGATCCGCAGTGGGACGCTGAAAAGTCGCATGCCCATTGTCCGTGCCAATGCAAAAGGTCAACTGATTCCCTTCCGGCTCTCCACCATGCAGGTTTATGAGGGGACCCAGCTGACTAAAAGCGATATGGCTTCGGCCGGTGAAATCGTGGTGCTTTCCGGCAACGAAGATGTGGAAATAGGAGATACGCTCACCCTTGCCGACACCCCATTGATTCAGCCCAGAATCCGTGTGGATGAGCCTACTGTTGCCATGCGTTTCACCATCAATAACTCCCCTCTGTCTGGTCGGGAAGGGACCCTTGTTCAATCCCGAAAAATCCGGGAAAGACTGGAAAAGGAGACCTTACGCAATGTTGCCATCCAGATCGAGAACACGGATGATAAAGACACCTTTCTGGTAAAAGGCCGTGGGGAATTCCAGATGGCCATTCTCATAGAAACCATGCGCAGGGAGGGTTTTGAGCTCTGTGTGGGACGCCCTGAGGTTATTTTTCGGGAAGAAAACGGTGTCCGGCTGGAACCCATGGAAGATGTATACATAGACTGTGACGAAACCTTTATGGGTGTTGTCACCGAAAAAATGTCCATTCGTAAAAGCCGCATGGAGTCCCTTGTCAACAATGGTTCCGGCAGGGTCAGGATGCACTTTATTGCTCCATCCCGGGCACTCATCGGATACAGGGATGAATTCCTCACGGACACAAGAGGGACAGGTATTCTTAACGCTCTTTTTGCAGGATATGAACCTTACAGAGGTGATTTCCCCAGCCGCTTTACAGGCTCTCTGGTATCGGATCGGTCCGGCGTGGCCATACCTTACGCCCTCTTTAATCTGGAACCAAGGGGTGTACTTTTCATTACACCGGGATCTCCCGTTTATACCGGAATGGTCATTGGCATTCATGCCAAGGATAACGATCTTGATGTCAATCCCTGCAAGGAAAAGAAGCTGACCAACATGCGTGCTTCCGGCAAAGATGACAATGTCACTCTGCGCCCTGTAAAACCCATGACCCTTGAAGCCGCGCTTCAGTTTATTGCAGAAGATGAGCTGGTTGAGGTGACGCCCTTAAGCATACGCTTACGAAAAACCTACCTCAATTACCACGACAGACAAAAAAATAAAAAACAGAAAACCAGCTGA